CGGACTGGGCCGGGGCTTTTCCGCAGGCCGCGCGGAGCGCTCCGGGAGATCGAGGAGCGGCAGGTCGTTGATGGGGCCGGACCAGACGAGCTGGGCGTTTTCAAATTCGGGCGAGTGGCGCCGGGCGGCGGGCAGGTTGGGCCACGGAAAAATAAAGAAGACCACGTGCCAGAGCGCGGCAGCCAGCACGGCGATAAACGGAATGCGGCGTTCGATCCAGCAATCGCGGAAGAATTCTCCGGAGAGAAACTTTCTGGGGGCGGCGGGTCCGGCCAGAAGAGCCACGACGCTGCTGGCAAGGCTTTGATGGAAACTGCCCCAGGGGACGTCGAACTGCGGCGGGGCGCCGGCGGGGAGAGACACGGCCGCGACGGGCTTCTGCGCCAGCCCGAGAAGATCGAACGCGCCGTGAACCTGTTGCCAGACCATTCCTTCGTTCATTATACCTTGCGGGATTAGACGCCCGGGCACGGCCAGATGCTGCCCGCATGACGCGTCTGCGGAAATCCAAAAAAGAAAGATGCCGGCCTAAAGGCCGGCGCTATACGGAGAGCGCCTCCATTTGGTAGAAGCTGAGGGCGGCGTCGCCTTGCTCGAGGAGACGCGTGCGGCGAAGCTTGCCAAAGCGCTCGGGGAGCGCGAGTTTGTTGCGGTGCTCGACGACGACGCGGGCGTCCGGCGCCAGGAAATTCGCGGCGCCGAGAAGCGCGAGGACGCGGGCGTATTCGGCTTCCTCGGCCCAGGGGGGATCGAGAAAAACGATGTCGGCGGCCCAGGCGGGATCGGCGGCGTGGCGCGCGGCGAGCATCTCGATACCGCGCAGGGCATCCACGGCTAGGACGGTGGCTCCGGTGGTGACGCCCAGGGCGTCGAGGTTCTGGCGGATGAGCGCGGCGGCGGGCGCATGCTTCTCGACGAAGACGGCGTGTGCGGCGCCGCGGCTGAGGGCTTCGATGCCCACGGCACCGGTGCCGGCGTAGAGGTCCACGAAGCGCGCGCCGGCGGTCTGCGGGCCGAGGATATTGAAGAGCGTTTCGCGCAGGCGGTCGCTGGTGGGACGCAGCTTCATCCCCCGGGAGCTCTTCAGGACACGGCTGCGATATTTTCCGGCGATGATGCGCATGGCCTAACCGATGCGAGCAAGATGATAGCGCTGATGCCAGTGCGGCGGGAGAACGCGCAGGACGGACTGCAGCGCGGCAGCCTGCGCGTGGTCTTCGACGAGAGCGAAGGCTTCGCCGCGCGCGAGTTCGAGCAGCTCGCGGTCGCGCAAGGGGTTGGCGATGTGGAAGCCGAGGTCGCCGTGCTGCCGGGTGCCGAAGAATTCGCCGGGGCCGCGGAGCTGCAGGTCGGTTTCGGCGATTTCGAAGCCGTTGGTCGTGCGCACCAGGGTCTCGAGGCGGAGGCGGGCCTCGTCGCTCATGCGCTGCGGGCCGACCAGGATGCAGAAGGATTTTTCGCCGCCGCGGCCGATGCGCCCGCGCAGCTGGTGGAGCTGGGAGAGGCCGAAGCGCTCGGCGTGCTCGATGACCATGACCGAAGCGTTGGGGACGTCCACGCCGACCTCCACGACAGTGGTGGCCACGAGGATCTGCAGCTCGTTGGCGCGGAAGCGCTGCATGACGCCGTCTTTCTCTTCGCTGGAGAGGCGGCCGTGGAGCAGGCCGAGGCGCAGCGTGGGGAAGACCTCTTTGGAAAGGCGCGCGTATTCAGCGATGGCGGCCTTCAATTCGAGCTTGGACTCCTCGATAACCGGATAGACGACGAAGGCCTGGCGCCCGCGGGCGATTTCACCGCGGAGAAATTCCCAGACGCCGGGGAGATGCGGCTCGCTGGTGAGGCGGGTCTCGATGGGGGTGCGGCCCGGGGGCAGCTCGTCGAGAAGCGAGACGTCGAGATCCCCGTAGAGGGTGAGGGAGAGCGTGCGCGGGATGGGCGTGGCGGTGAGGACGAGGACGTGCGGGGCGTGGCCGTGGCTGGCGGCTTTGTCCATCAGGCGCTTGCGCTGCAGGACGCCGAAGCGGTGCTGCTCGTCGATGCAGGCGAGGCCGAGGCGGGCGAACTCGGCGTCCTCCTCGATAAGGGCGTGGGTGCCGATGACCAGCTGGGCTTCGCCGCTGCGGATGCGCTCGCGGGCCGCGGCTTTTTCCTTGGGCTTGAGGCCGCTGATGAGGAGCTCGACGCGGTAGCCGGCACGGGCGAGGATGCGCCGCGCGGAGAGAAAATGCTGCACGGCGAGAATTTCCGTGGGAGCCATAAGCGCGGCCTGGCAGCCGTTTTCGATGGCGATCACCGCGGCCTCCAGGGCCACGATGGTCTTGCCGCTGCCGACGTCCCCCTGCAGGAGGCGGTTCATGGGGGCGGGCTTTTCGAGGTCGGCGGCGATCTCCGCGAGAACACGCTTCTGCGCGGCGGTGGGCTTGAAGGGGAGAATGCGCTTGAGGGCTTCGCGGACGCGCTCTTCGCGGACGGCGAAGGCGATGGCGTTTTGGCGGCGAGTGGCGCGGCGGTCAAGGGCCAGACTGAGCTGGTAGAGAAAGAACTCGTCGAAGATGAGGCGCCGCTGCGCGGGCGAGGAGAAGGCGTTGAGGGCGTCGATGGACTCCGTCGCGGGGGGGAAATGCGCGGCGATGAAGGCTTCGCGGCGTGGCGGGTAGCCGAGGCGCTGGCGCAGCGGGGCGGGGAGCGGATCGGGAAAATCCGCGGCGAGCTGCTGCAGGGCCATATACATGGCGCGGCGGATGCCGCGCGAGCCGAACGTGCCGATGGCTTCGTAGATGGGCACGATGCGCCCGACTTCCGTGGAGTCCTCACCCTCGCCGCTGAGCAGCTCCATCTGCGGGTTGACCATCTCGATGCGCGCGGGGCGCAGGCGGTCGATTTCGGCCTTGCCGTGGAGGATGACCAGCTGGCCCGGCTTGAGGCGGCCTTCCAGGTAGCCCCCGTGAAAAAACTTGCAGGGGAGCGAACCGGTGTCGTCCTGCACGAGGAGGTGATAGACGGCGTCGGCTTTGTGGAAGCCGCGGAGGGATTGCACGGCGCCGCCGCTCGCGACGCGGGCGCGGATGGTGTAGGTGCCGCCGGGCTGGATCTCGCGGATGGTGGAAAAGTGGATGCGGTCTTCGTAGCGAAAGGGGAGATAGGCGAGGAGATCCTCGAAGGTGCGGATGCCGCGCTTGGCGAGCATCTCGGCGCGCTGCGGGCCGACGCCCTTGAGCATGCGCACTTCGGTGGTGAGAGGCAGCGGCATGGCCCTGCATTTATACCATTGCCGCGGCCGGAACCCACGCTGCGGCGCTGCGGGCGCCAGGGATACTTGCGCGGCGCGGCTGCGTATAGCTAGAGTGGGCTGTCTGCGCCGCGCGCGGCGAGGAGGATTTTTGTGTCCAATGACCGACTGACGGGTTCGGACCGCCGGGCGCTGCTGCTGTGGCTGGTGCTGGCGGTGGTGGGCACGCTGTTCGCGTGGAAAAACTATTTCGCGGCGTTCCCCGAGGCCGCGGTGAATTTTCAGGTGTCGCGCGCGGAGGCCCTGGGACGCGCGCGGAGCTTTGTGAGCGGGCTGGGCGAAGACGTGAGCGGCTACCAGTCGTCGATCGTGTTCGAGGTGGCGGACGGCGAGGAGGACGGGCACGCCAAGACGTATCTGGAACGCGAGCTGGGGCTGGAGCAGGCGAACCGGTTGATGGCCGGCGAGGTCAGCATCTGGTACTGGCAGGTGCGCTTCTTCCGGC
This is a stretch of genomic DNA from Terriglobia bacterium. It encodes these proteins:
- the rsmD gene encoding 16S rRNA (guanine(966)-N(2))-methyltransferase RsmD; amino-acid sequence: MRIIAGKYRSRVLKSSRGMKLRPTSDRLRETLFNILGPQTAGARFVDLYAGTGAVGIEALSRGAAHAVFVEKHAPAAALIRQNLDALGVTTGATVLAVDALRGIEMLAARHAADPAWAADIVFLDPPWAEEAEYARVLALLGAANFLAPDARVVVEHRNKLALPERFGKLRRTRLLEQGDAALSFYQMEALSV
- the recG gene encoding ATP-dependent DNA helicase RecG — encoded protein: MVFPREQRAHHRQHQPQQQRPAVRTRQSVIGHKNPPRRARRRQPTLAIRSRAAQVSLAPAAPQRGFRPRQWYKCRAMPLPLTTEVRMLKGVGPQRAEMLAKRGIRTFEDLLAYLPFRYEDRIHFSTIREIQPGGTYTIRARVASGGAVQSLRGFHKADAVYHLLVQDDTGSLPCKFFHGGYLEGRLKPGQLVILHGKAEIDRLRPARIEMVNPQMELLSGEGEDSTEVGRIVPIYEAIGTFGSRGIRRAMYMALQQLAADFPDPLPAPLRQRLGYPPRREAFIAAHFPPATESIDALNAFSSPAQRRLIFDEFFLYQLSLALDRRATRRQNAIAFAVREERVREALKRILPFKPTAAQKRVLAEIAADLEKPAPMNRLLQGDVGSGKTIVALEAAVIAIENGCQAALMAPTEILAVQHFLSARRILARAGYRVELLISGLKPKEKAAARERIRSGEAQLVIGTHALIEEDAEFARLGLACIDEQHRFGVLQRKRLMDKAASHGHAPHVLVLTATPIPRTLSLTLYGDLDVSLLDELPPGRTPIETRLTSEPHLPGVWEFLRGEIARGRQAFVVYPVIEESKLELKAAIAEYARLSKEVFPTLRLGLLHGRLSSEEKDGVMQRFRANELQILVATTVVEVGVDVPNASVMVIEHAERFGLSQLHQLRGRIGRGGEKSFCILVGPQRMSDEARLRLETLVRTTNGFEIAETDLQLRGPGEFFGTRQHGDLGFHIANPLRDRELLELARGEAFALVEDHAQAAALQSVLRVLPPHWHQRYHLARIG